The genomic interval TTCTGGAATATAATCGAGTCAGGGTACAAAGGTGCAGTCTATCCTGTGAATGCTAATGCAGATGTCGTTCAATCGATAGTTGCCTATAAGAGCGTACTCGACTGTCCAGGGCCGGTGGATGTAGCTCTCATCTGCGTACCCGCAAGGTTCGTACTTGACGTTGCAAAGGAATGCTACAGAAAAGGAGTGAAGGGACTTGTCGTCATATCATCAGGTTTTGCAGAGGTAGGGGGAGATGGGATCAAGCTTCAGAGGGAGCTTGTTTCACTCTGCAACAATACAGGCATGAGGCTGATAGGGCCGAACTGCATGGGGATAATCAATACAAACCCTGAAGTAAGCCTCAATGCACAGTTTGCTCCTTACAAACCTCTGGCTGGAAAGATAGGCTTCCTGTCCCAGTCTGGAGCATTGGGCATAGCTGTCATTGAACATGCTACCAGGCTTGGGCTGGGCCTCTCCAGCTTCATCTCGGTTGGTAACAAAGCCGACATATCAGGAAACGATTTGATACAGTACTGGGAGAACGACGAGGATACCGAAGTTATCCTTCTTTACCTGGAATCCTTCGGTAATCCAAGGAAGTTTGCCAGGATTGCAAGAAGAGTCACAAAGAAGAAGCCAATAATAGCCGTAAAGGGAGGAAGGTCAGCCGCAGGCTTCAGGGCTACCCAGTCTCATACTGGTGCTATGCTTGCAGCATCGGATGTAACAGTCGATGCACTCTTCAAGCAGACCGGTGTGATAAGGGTTGATGTACTTTCCGAGATGTTTGACGTTGCCGCGCTGCTCAGCACGCAGCCTCTTCCCAAAGGAAAGAGGGTTGGTATCATAACCAATGCAGGAGGAGCAGGTATACTTGCATCTGATGCGTGCGAAAACTATGGCCTTGAGGTCCCGGAATACAGCCAGGAAACGCAACAGATGCTCAGGAGCTTCCTCAGAGCGGAGGCGGGGGTAAGGAACCCTGTTGATATGATAGCATCTGCAACTCCGGAGGATTATGGGAGAGCGATAAGAGCTGTAGCTGAAGACAAGCTGATAGATTCGCTCATAGTCATCTTCATCCCACCGATATCTGTATCTGCTTCAGATGTTGCAAAGGTGATTCTGCAGGAAGCAAAGAGGATCAACAAGGAGTTAGGGAAGCCTGTCCTGAGCGTCTTCATGGCCACACATGGTATCTCAGAGCTGCTGAGTGATGGAGAGACAAAGATACCATCTTATCCCTTCCCTGAGGCAGCAGCAGGAGCTCTGGCAAGGGCTGCGCAGTATTCAGAATGGGTCAGCAGAGAAGAGGGAAGGAGAGTTGTATTCAGCGACATCAACAGGGAGAGGGCCGCATCCATAGTTGCTGCTGCGCTCGGAAAAGAAAGACATGGGCCTTTTGCTCAGTCTGCCAGCAAAATCGGTAAGGACCCAGAATCAAGTCAGAGGTGGCTTACACCTGAAGAAACATACCAGCTGCTCGAATGCTATGGTATACCTGTTGCAAAGCTTGCCATAGCTAAGAGCTTGGATGAAGTGGGCGAAATGGCAAAGAAATTTGAAGGTAATGTAGTGCTGAAGGCGATATCTCCAAGGATAATTCACAAGACTGAAGCCGGTGCTGTGAGGCTGGACGTGAAGCCTGAGGATGCAAAGGATGCAGCTTCAGAGATGACGGAGAGGCTCAGAGCCTCAGGAATCGAGCCGGAAGGCTTTCTGATACAGCAGATGGTGAAGGGAGCGTTCGAAACCTTTGTTGGTGTAACACACGACCAGAGTTTCGGACCTGTAATAGCCTGTGGAGCAGGAGGTATACTGGTTGAACTGATGAAGGATATTTCGGTCAGAATAGCTCCTCTGACAGACAGGGAAGCTGATGAAATGATAAAGTCTCTCAAGAGCTACCCCATTCTGACAGGCTACAGAGGAGGGGCAAGGTATGATGTTGATGCTCTCAAGGAAGTTATACTCAGAGTCTCTGCACTTATAGACGATATTCCTGAGATTGCAGAAATGGACCTGAATCCTGTGATGCTTCTCCAGAAAGGGGCCTATGTTGTAGATGCAAGGGTCAGGGTTGCCGAAATGAAGCTGCCTATGCCTTTCGGAGCAAAGAGAGTCGACTAGAGAACTAAAGAACCAGAGAACGAGAAAACGAGAGAACCAGAGATCCATAGAACTAGAGGTCTATAGAATTATAGAATTATAGGTCTAAACCTCCTATCTGCTGTGTGGCTCATGCAGCTCCTCAGCATGGGATGGTATCTGCCTCAGCCAGATTAGGTAGAAGATGCATCCGCTAACAGGAAGCAACAGCCCTAACATGAGAGATTCCAGGTCAAACTGAAAGAGCAGCGCTATGCAAAAAGCAAGACCGAGTGAGGTAGTTACAGGAAACCACCCTACATTCAAAGGTGCCCTAAAAGGCCTTTTGACATGTGGTGTTGCTCTACGCAGATGCAGAGAAGCTATGTTCACCAGAGCAAAAGTTACAAGAGAGCCAAAGCTTGTGACCCTCGCTATTGCTGAAGCGCTTGAAAGAGGCAAGAACGCTACTGCCACAATAAAGACCATAGCAAGGGCGAGCAGGGGTGTCTTTGTCCTTCTATCTACATAGCTCAGGAAAGAAGGTAGAGCATGCTCCTTTGCCATTCCGTAGATTATCCTTGAAGAGACTATAACCAAAACCTGCACCGTATTCATTGTTGTCAAAAGCGCTATGGCTGAGATCAGATAAAATCCAGCAGCACCAAGGACTGAAGATACAGCAAGAGCAAGGGGTGCTTCTGAAGAAGAAAGCTGGGGGACAGGAAGCAAGCTTATGGCAGATATCCCAACCAGAACATACAGAACCGTTGTTACAACCACAGCTATTATGAGGCCTTTTGGAATCGTCTTTTCTGGCTCCTTTGTATCCTCAGCTATGTTGCTCATGTTGTCAAATCCGATGTATGCGAAGAAGACCAGTATTGAAGCTCCTATTATTCCAGCTATGCCATTCTGTGGAGGTGCATACTGCATTCTGGGCAGGCTGCCTATCCCAGAGAGTATTACTATAACCAGACCAGTGATAGCAATTATGCTGAGAGCCGTATTGAGCCTGAGCCAGTATCTGGCTCCTGCAGATGCAACTGCGGTAAGGCCAAAAAGGAGAAGAATTGCAACTGGCAACACAGGGGTGCCAAAGACAGCCTTCAGGTAGCCTGCAAACCCTATCGATACCGCAGCTGATGCAACTATTTCTGTTATCAGCATGGTCCACTCTGTTACGAAAGAGAGCAGTCTGCTACCGTAGGCTCTGCCCACGTAGATGTATTCAGATGCTGCCTTTGGGTACATCGAGGAGAGTTCTGCATAAGTTAGGCCTGTGAAACCAGCAACGACTGCTCCTATAAGGAACGACAGCCAGAGGGAACTTCCAGCAAGACCTGCAGCATCACCGACCAGAACGTATATTCCAGCTCCGACTATGTTCCCTATGCCATAGGTGACAACCTGAAACAGACCCAGCTGCCTCGGGAGAGAATTCTCCACAAAATCGCGGGGATTAGGTATGGATTTAAGGTTAGCTACCGTTCATTGCCTTCTTGGCCTTCTTTTCATTCATCCCCTTCTTTGACTTCAGAATCTTCTCAACCTCTCTTCTGCAGCCGGAAGCAAGCTCCTTCGAGTATCCCAGATAATCTTCAGGTCTTGAAGCATGGTTCTTCAAGAGCCTTTCAATCTCCTTTCTGTCATCAATCCTGAATGCATGAAATACCTTCTCATAACCTTCTTCATCACCCTTCAGCCTCAAGGATACCTGAACAGATTCAGCCATCAGTTCGCCATGCTCTTCAACCTCTTCCTTCATCCTATTTCTCAGCACTTCAACCCTTTCCAATGTCGAAAATATTCTTTTGCAAGCTATCAGAGAATGTGCCATCGCCTCTCCTATAGTCCTTCTTAGGGCTGAGTCTGACAAGTCTCTCTGCAGTCTGTTAACTTCGAGCCTGTAGGCAAGGAAAGACAGCATCGTGGTTGATATCTCGCACTGCGCCTCTGCGTTTTCTAGGTCAGCTGGGTTCTCCTTCTGGGGCATCGTCGAGCTGCCTATTTCTGAAGGAGAAGACCTGATTCTCACATACCCTAACATCTGATATGTCCAGAGGTCCCTTGTCAATGAAATTAGCACCTGATTGATGTTTATTATGTAGTGCATTATGTCTGAAAGTCTCTCATACGGGGCTATCTGGGTGGTGTACGGAGCGAAGTCAAGCCCAAAATGCCTGACAAAATTCCTGAGCAAAGGCATCCAGTCTGCATCTTTCATAAGCCTGAAAGAAGCATATGTACCAACTGCTCCTGAGCATTTGGCTAAAGGCCTTATCTTCGATAGCTTGCCTATCCTTTCTGCGATTCTCATCGCAAAGACGGACATCTCTTTACCGAAGGTTGTAGGGACTGCTAGCTTACCATGAGTCCTTGCTGGCATTATGCTCCCAGCTTCTCTATAGGCCAGGTCTGCCAAAGCAAAGTCAACCTTCTTGTATTCAGGTAGAAGAATATCATCGACGAAACTCTTTATCATGATGCCATAGGCAATGCTGTTTACATCCTCGCTTGTTAGGCCCAGGTGAACGAAAGCCATAAGCCTTTTTACTCCAGCCTTCAGCAGTTCTTCCCTGAGGTAAAGCTCCACAGCTTTCACGTCATGTCTGACTTTCTTCTCTATCTCCTTCACCTTCTCAACAGATATTTCAAACTTTGGAAGTTTTGCCTTTGGGGCTATTCCGATACTCATAAGAAGTTTGATATACTCAATTTCAACTCTGACCCTTGCTCTTATCAACGCAGATTCTGAAAGGTATCTGCTCACTTCTTTAGCTTCTTCAAAGTATCTGTCGTCTAAAGGCGAAATTGCCTCATGATAACTCAATGGTCTTCACTCTTTCCTCTCCATACGATAGCAATCTGACGGGAACCTTCAGTTCATCCTCGACAAGCTGGACGAATTTTGCAACACCTCCTCCTACCCCTGCAGAGAAATCATAAGAATGGAAACTTTCCACCTCTTCTGATATTGCAACTGCATGGCTGAGCAGGGGCAAAGCTTCAGAGAAATCTGATACCTCTCTTCCATCTATGACATACCTTCTGCATACCTTAACCTGCCTGAACTTGGCAAGAACATCCAGCTTTGTGATAGCTATTTCGTCAACCCCGTTGATTTTTGCAGCATATTTCAAGGAGACGAAGTCCAGCCAGCCTATCCTTCTCGGCCTGCCTGTCGTTGCCCCATACTCTTTGCCTTCGGCCCTGATTGCTTCTGCTGCCTGTCCATGAACCTCAGAGGGAAAAGCTCCAGCACCAACCCTTGTGGTATAGCATTTCATAACCCCCACCACTCTGCCAGCAACATCTGAACCAAGTCCAAGACTGACAGGAATGTATGTGCTGAGAGTATGGGAGCTGGTCACATGAGGGTAGCTTCCGTGGATTATGTCCAGCAGTGAGCCCTGAGACCCTTCAAACAGGACTCTTTCACCCCTCTCATTGAGGGCTATTACCTCTTCACCCGAGTCTCCTGCTATCCCTTTTAACACGTTTCTTGCTTCCTCGGTCCAGGGTTCAAAGTTCTTTTTTATGCCGAGCATTTCGTAAAAACCTAGAAGCGAGTGAACATCAAAATCAGAGGAGAGAACATCGCACACTCTGGGCTGAAGCCTCAGAGCCCTCATCGCATACGATGGTCCTATACCTCGCTTCGTGGTGCCAATTGCAGCAGCGCCTCTCTTCTCCTCTATCAGCACATCCATCTCTCTGTCCATGGGAGTGACAAGACTGCATCTAAGGTCCACTAGAACCCTTACGCTATGTGGTAGATTCCTAATCTCCTCTCCAAGTATTGACGGGTCAACTGCAACACCGGATGCAAGAATCAGCTCTTTCTTGCTTGCTGCTCCTGATGGTAGCATGTGGAATACATACCTCTTTCCGTCAACAACGACGGTATGACCTGCATTACTTCCTCCGTTGAACCTGACTACTGCGCTGCAATCTGCAGACAGATAATCGACTATCTTCCCTTTGCCTTCATCTCCCCACTGAAGGCCTATGACAGAAGTATTCAGTTCAGACAACTCTCTCCACATCGTGAGGTAAGCTTTCCCTGAAGCCTGATGAGGTCATCCTGACAAACTCAGCCTTCTTTCTCAGCTCCTTTATGTTGTGGGCTCCACAATAGCTCATACCAGACCTGAGGCCCCCAACAAGATGCTTCACAACCTCTTCAACCCTTCCCTTGTAAGGTATCAGCCCCTCAACCCCTTCAGGTACAGTTTCTTCAGCTATGCTTTCGATCAGCTTCTGCTGTTCTGCTGCATTAGAATCTTCCCTCATCCGCCTATCGATCGCTGCCGAGAGAGAAGCCATCCCTCTGGTCAGCTTGTACTTTATCCCGTTCCTGAGAACAGTCGGGCCCGGGCTCTCTTCAGTTCCTGCAAAAAGCCCTCCGATCATGACGGTTGAGGCGCCAGCAGCGATGGCCTTTGTGATATCACCAGGGAATCTTATCCCTCCGTCTGCAATTATAGGTAGGTCGTACTCTTCTGCAGCCCTTGAACATTCCAGAATTGCGGTGAGCTGCGGTACTCCAAACCCTGTTACAATCCTTGTTGTGCATATGCTCCCAGGACCGACTCCAACCTTCACGGCATCAACCCCTGCTTTTGCCAGGTCAACTACTCCTTGGGCTGTAGCCACGTTTCCTGCAACAACTTCAGCATCTTCAGACGCCAGCTCTCTTTTTATCCTCTTCACTGCTTCGATGGTCTGCAAGGAATGACCGTGAGCCACATCTACTACTATGACATCGCAGGCAGCTTCAACAAGCTTTCGAGCTCTTTCAATGTAATCACCCTTGACACCAACAGCCGCGCCTACTCTTAGCCTGCCCTTCCTGTCCTTGGTCGCATTTGGGAACATCTTCATCTTCATTATGTCCTTTGCCGTTATCAGTCCTTTCAGCCTTCTTTTTTCGTCGAGCAGAGGGAGTTTCTCCACCTTGTTCTTCTTCAGAATTTCCTTCGCCTCTTCAAGACTGACCCCAGGGGAAGCAGTTATCAGCTTCCTTATTCCTGTCATGACCTGGTTCACCCTCTTCGTATCGTCGTCCTCAAATTCGAGGTCTCTCCTTGTTACTATCCCCTTGACCACATACCTGTCGTCCACAACTATTATTCCTCCAATACCATAGTTGCTGAGTATTGATTTTGCTTCACCGACGGTTGCATGTGGCAAAATAGTGATTGGCTCTTCTATCATGAACCCTTCGTATCTCTTCACCTTTTCGACTTCGTGCACCTCGTCTTTGATGCTTAAGAATCGATGAATGATACCTATCCCTCCGAGCCTGGCCATGGCTATCGCCATTGCAGACTCTGTAACCGTATCCATGTTGGAGCTGATGATTGGGATGCTGAGGCTTATCTTTCTCGTCAACCTTGCTGATGTGTCAACTTCCTTTCTTGACATAATATCTGAATACTTGGGAACAAGCAGGACGTCGTCATAGGTCAGACCAAGCCTGAAAAGTCTTCTACCCCTTACCTTTTCTACTTGCACTTGATTACGGATAGATACCTATGTTTATAGGTATTATCCCGCCATATTGACATATTCATGTAAATTCGCCGGGGATGGGATTTGAACCCATGAGGCCCTAGAAGGGCCACGGGCTCTCAAGGCCCGCGCATTAGTCCACTCTGCCTTCGGGCTTAAAGAACCCCGGCACTTCCCCCGGCAGTCAGGCATCCCTGACCTTCCTTCTTATTCTTTAAGTCAAGTCTTAATACACATACAGAAGAGGAAACGATGAAAATCGAATTATACCCAAGAAATTGCCTGTTCCAGCAGGAAGGCAGATAAAATTGAACAGAGGGTACAGAATGCTTCCACATACATCAGATGCTTACATCGAAGCCTGGGGTAGAGACGTCAACGAAGCTTTTGAGCAGGCTGCGAAGGGAATGTTTTCAGTCATACTCGACCTGAGAAGGGTAAAGAAGAAGGAAAAAAGAGAGATTCAGCTCGAACTGAACAGAGACAGACACTCTCTCCTCTACGCTTGGCTTGAAAGGTTGCTTATCCTCTTCGACACAGAAAAATTCGTTCCCAGAGAATGCAATTTCAGAATGATAGAGCAGGGAAAAGAAGGTTACAAGGCTTATGCCTATCTGACTGGGGAGAAGTTCGATGCTTCAAGACATTCCGTCAAGAGGGAGGTGAAGGCTGTGACCTATCATGCGATGGAGATACTGGAGGGTCAGCAACGCTGCATTGTAAGGTTCATTCTTGACCTCTAGCCAACTCTTGGAATGACTTCTTCTGCAAACAGCCTCATCGTCTCTAAATTCAACGAATCTTCGATATACACAAAGAAATGGCTTATTCCTAGGTCGACGTACTGATTCAGAAACTCTGCAACCTCCTGAGGTGTTCCAACTCCGTTTCTCTTCTGGAAGTCCTGCCATGACGAAGAGGTTGGCATCTTCTTCGCCCTTTCCAATGCCTCTTCCCTGCTCTTCCTGACAGATATCAAACCCCAGTAGGATTTTTCAATATCCTCAAACCTTCTGCCTACTTTTGAGCAATGTTCTTTCAAAACCTCTAGTCTTTGCTTCATGAACTCGGGAGAGCCCGAAGAGTTCCACCTGTCAGCATGCTTTGCAACAACCCTCAGCATCAGTTTCTCACCCGCTCCTCCTACTGTCAGCTTCGGCCAGGGCTTCTGAACAGGCATGGGATAATTCAGCGCCGCTTTCACCCTGTAGTATTTACCCTCGAAGGTTGCTTCACCATTCTTCCACATCTCCTTCATTATCTGCAGTGCCTCGTCAAGTGCACCTATTCTCTGATATGGCTTCGGAAGGCTGTATCCATACCTGACAAAATCCTCTTCATACCAGCCGGCCCCAATCCCCATCTCAAGCCTACCATGGCTTATCACATCGACGACAGATGACATCTTTGCAAGTAGTGCAGGGTTCCTGTAGAGGTTGCAGGAAACAAGAGTACCAAGCCTTATTTTCTTAGTGAGAACAGATAAAGAGGAAAGAAGTGTCCAGGCTTCGAAGCATGACCTTTTCTCAACTCTTGGGTAGGTTACGAAGTGGTCGAAGAACCAGGCTGAATGATATCCAAGCTTTTCTGCCTGCTGGGTTGCACTTCTTATCATGTCAAACTGGCTTGTCTGTTCAGCCTCGGGGAGGTCAAGCCTCCATCCTTGAGGTACAATCACCCCAAATTCTGCCATGGTAAGAGCCTTTGCATCTTGTTTTAATTGCCTTACTTTTCTGTAATGGATCGTTGTGGAAAATTATTTATCCAGCCGCTAAACTTAACTTAACATTACTGCCCTTATTCTCAACATTAGAGATAGGCCCATGGCAGAGGACCTTCTATCTCTCGATACGATAAGGAAGTATTCTGAGCAGATTGAAAACCTGCGCTCGGGCCTCGACCATGAGGTCATAGCTTACTGGGCTAAGGTGATTGAGGCAGATGCGATAGAGCTCTGTCCTGATGAGCTCAAGTCAACTGTCCAGATAATTCAGGATGAGCTGCTTCCGATGAAGTTCAATTTCAAGGCATCAAAGAGAGCTGTTCCTTTCCTGGTGCAGGCGATAGAGAAGAATCTTGAAAAGATGCCTCTGGCGACAAGACTTTACTTCCAGAAGGTGGAGGATGCAATCTGGGAAGAGTACCAGAGGTATGTAGCTATCAACCAGAAGAAGGAATCATAGCCCAACATTCAACCTTCACTTTTTATAATCAAGCCTTGTCGAGGCTTACGTGATGGACGAAATAGAGAAGAGGTTTGAATGCGCATCTTCCTCTCTGAAACCTTTTGTTCTACCGACATCTTATCCTCACTACCCCCCAGACAGGCAGATTACAATAACCCACATAAAGATAGAAATTACACCAGACTTCAATGCTCAGACCATATCAGCAAAGTCAACCCTAACACTAGTTTCAAAGAGAGAAGGGGTTTCATCCCTAGTCCTGAACCTGAGGGACCTGCAGGTCCACAGTATAAAGGATGAGACGGGTTCAGAGCTGTCTTTTGAACATGCAGGCGACGACCTTTACATAAGTCTGAGCAGACCAGCAAAGAAGGATGAAAGGATGGTGATAACTGTCAGCTACTCTGGAAGGCCAAGAAAAGGACTATACTTCAGGAAGCCTGATGAATACCAGCCAAACAGGCCTCTCCAGCTGTGGACACAAGGAGAGGATGAAGATTCACACTTCTGGTTCCCCTGCATAGACTTTCCTGGGTTGAAGGTCACGAGCGAAGTAATAGCTCATGTGCCAAGCAGCATGACAGCGATTTCAAACGGAAGGCTCGTTGAAGTTAAGGAAGAGGATGGAGGGATGAAGAGTTATCACTGGATTCAGGATAAACCTCACAGTGTCTATCTGATAAGCCTGGTAGCTGGAGATTATGTTGAGATAAGAGAAGAGGTTGATGGAATACCTCTTTACTACTATGTCTACAAAGGAAGGGAAGAGGATGCTAAGAGAAGCTTTTCGGAGACGCCAAAGATGGTAAAATTCTTTCAGGAGAAGATAGGTTACCGTTATCCATGGGACAAATATTCTCAGACTGTAGTCAGTGACTTCATATTTGGCGGTATGGAAAATACTTCAGCTACTACACTCACTGATACAACACTCCATGACGAAAGAGCACACATAGACTTCAGCAGCAATCCACTTGTGGCACACGAGCTTGCGCACATGTGGTTTGGTGACCTCCTCACATGCAGGCACTGGAAGCATGGCTGGTTGAACGAGAGTTTTGCAACCTACTTCCAGCTTCTCTATACGGAACACAGCAGGGGAAGGGATGAATTCCTCATGGAGCAGCTTGATGACTTCGCATCCTATCTAGAGGAGTACAATTCGAACTATGCAAGACCTATAGCTACAAACGTATACGAAACACCGAGCGAGCTGTTCGACAGGCACCTATACGAGAAGGGAGGGCTTGTACTGAATATGATAAGAGCAAAGCTGGGTGATGAAGACTTCTGGAGAGCAATCAACAATTACGTCAGCAAAAACGCCTTTAAAGCTGTTGAAACTTCTGACTTTGCGAGGGCTATAGAAGAGGTCACAGGCATAAGCATGGATGAATTCATGGACCAGTGGATATTCAGGCCTGGTCATCCTGAGCTGAAGATAAGCTACTCGAGGCTTAACGAAACTTCCAGCGATGGACAGAGAAAGGCCAAGCTGGTAGTTAAGCAGACCCAGGATGCTGAGCCATTCAAGTTTGACCTTAAGGTTAAGGTTGCTGACAAATCCACTTCAACAATACATCTACTGACCGTTTCAGCAAAAGAGCAGACTTTTGACCTGCCCCTCTCAGGTGATTCAAAAAGCCTGTACATATCTGTCGACCCTGACTTTCAGCTGCTTGCAACAATAGATTTTGAAAGGCCAAGGCAGATGATAATCAACCAGCTGAAATACGATTCAACATACGGAAGAATACAGGCAGCCAGATCACTTGGGAAGGATTCCAGCCTTGATGCTGTTGATGCTCTGTACGAGGCGATGAAGGGTGATGAATTCTGGGGCGTGAGGGCTGAAGCCGCAAAGGCTTTGGGTGAAATAGGAAACGACTATGCATTAGAGAAGCTGAAAGAAGGGCTAGGCGATAAACATCCAAAAGTCAGGAGAGCTGTCGTCTCAGCACTCGGAAAATTCAAGAATGAAAAGTCAGCAAACCTGTTGATCGACCTGCTCAAGAATGGTGATGAAAGTTACTTTGTCGAGGCAGAGGCGGCAAAGAGCCTAGGGAAGACAAGGCAGAAGGTGGGATTCGACACACTTTTGAAGGCACTCTCCAAGCCATCATACAATGAAGTGATTCAGTCTGGTGCGATAGAGGGTCTGGCACATCTTGGTGATGAGAGAGGCCTGGAATATGTGATTGAAAGAACATCGAAGAAGTACATCAACAGCGTCAGGTATGCAGCAACCCTAGCGTTGGGAAAGTTGGGGGTTGATAAAAAAGAAGTCAGAGACCTTCTGATAGACCTGCTGAGCGACGACTGGTTCAGGGTGAGAGCTGCAGCCGCAGACTCTCTCGTAGAGAGGAAGGAATTTACTGCGATCGATAGCCTTGAGAAGGCAGTAGCTAGGGAAATGGACGGAAGGGTGAAGAGACACTTCAGGGAGGCAATTTCTAACCTGAGGTCGCTGCAGCCAACCACAGCAGAGATAAAATCCATAAGGGACGAACTCGAAAGAGTGAAGGAAGAGAACAGAAAGATACTCGAGAGACTGGAAAGGCTGGAGAAGGAAAGAAACTAAAAAATCCTTGGAAACAAGCTAATGCGGTCAAATATACACAGACTAGATTTAAGGCTGCACCTTTCTCGATTCTACAAACCTGAGGAGCTTATTACGCCGCCCGAATTGGCATCTATAACCAGCTGAATCTCCTTACCTTTGTTGTCAAATTTCAGTCTCCATATGGGCACATGTAGAAGCTCTCCATCTCCCGTCTCAACGCTTGTCTGCAGATTACTTATTGTGTGAAACTTGTGTTTTTCATGAGCCTTCATGTACTGAAGCTTATCAACGAGAGCCTTTGCCTTTTTCTTTGCTTCTTCCTCGCTCACATCACCGTTGAGAACCTTCAATCCTTTGCCAATTTTGCCTGAATCGAATATCGTCCTCTGATCTAGCGCGAACCGGAATTCAACAGGCTGGCAGTCGTTGAGCGCTCTTACAGCAACTACGGGATAATCGTATACGTTCGCAATGACTTCGGTCTTGTAGGTAGGCTGTCCTGGCTGGCCTATCGTTATACCACCTTGCGTCTGAAAAGCTGTGCCTCCTGTTTGTCCCCACAGGTATGTAACGGTTGTAGAAGCGCTAGACGGTATAAGCCAGTAGGGAACTATGCTGAAGTCAGCCTCGACGAGCTGGGACTGCTCATACCTGTGCCTGTGCAGTAAGCCTTCGTTCAACACTTCTTTTGCTTTCAACAATACCTGTTCTCTATCCAACACCCTTGCAGGAAGCATGGTGTGTTTTGAAACACTTCTCCATCCTTCAGCGCCCAGAAACAAACTCGCACCGCAGTAGTCACATGTGATAACAGTCTCCTCAAGCTTTGGCGAAAGTGGCGCGCCACAACCGGGGCAT from Conexivisphaerales archaeon carries:
- a CDS encoding GNAT family N-acetyltransferase, whose amino-acid sequence is MSSEQRLVGEVVLKDGSTVHVREVVQEDKELLREFLNSLSSETIANRFFGIGIDREAALSVLIPKSNDYALVALREGRIIAHACYHITSDKRAEAAVVVADSYQGKGLGTILLGQLVQHAERKGILVFDAYVQPENYRMISVLRKLGYQVSLKAEPGAIKASFTISSIHELESVFDQLEAKAASAAVRSFLFPRGVAVIGASRDRTSIGGELFWNIIESGYKGAVYPVNANADVVQSIVAYKSVLDCPGPVDVALICVPARFVLDVAKECYRKGVKGLVVISSGFAEVGGDGIKLQRELVSLCNNTGMRLIGPNCMGIINTNPEVSLNAQFAPYKPLAGKIGFLSQSGALGIAVIEHATRLGLGLSSFISVGNKADISGNDLIQYWENDEDTEVILLYLESFGNPRKFARIARRVTKKKPIIAVKGGRSAAGFRATQSHTGAMLAASDVTVDALFKQTGVIRVDVLSEMFDVAALLSTQPLPKGKRVGIITNAGGAGILASDACENYGLEVPEYSQETQQMLRSFLRAEAGVRNPVDMIASATPEDYGRAIRAVAEDKLIDSLIVIFIPPISVSASDVAKVILQEAKRINKELGKPVLSVFMATHGISELLSDGETKIPSYPFPEAAAGALARAAQYSEWVSREEGRRVVFSDINRERAASIVAAALGKERHGPFAQSASKIGKDPESSQRWLTPEETYQLLECYGIPVAKLAIAKSLDEVGEMAKKFEGNVVLKAISPRIIHKTEAGAVRLDVKPEDAKDAASEMTERLRASGIEPEGFLIQQMVKGAFETFVGVTHDQSFGPVIACGAGGILVELMKDISVRIAPLTDREADEMIKSLKSYPILTGYRGGARYDVDALKEVILRVSALIDDIPEIAEMDLNPVMLLQKGAYVVDARVRVAEMKLPMPFGAKRVD
- a CDS encoding APC family permease — protein: MENSLPRQLGLFQVVTYGIGNIVGAGIYVLVGDAAGLAGSSLWLSFLIGAVVAGFTGLTYAELSSMYPKAASEYIYVGRAYGSRLLSFVTEWTMLITEIVASAAVSIGFAGYLKAVFGTPVLPVAILLLFGLTAVASAGARYWLRLNTALSIIAITGLVIVILSGIGSLPRMQYAPPQNGIAGIIGASILVFFAYIGFDNMSNIAEDTKEPEKTIPKGLIIAVVVTTVLYVLVGISAISLLPVPQLSSSEAPLALAVSSVLGAAGFYLISAIALLTTMNTVQVLVIVSSRIIYGMAKEHALPSFLSYVDRRTKTPLLALAMVFIVAVAFLPLSSASAIARVTSFGSLVTFALVNIASLHLRRATPHVKRPFRAPLNVGWFPVTTSLGLAFCIALLFQFDLESLMLGLLLPVSGCIFYLIWLRQIPSHAEELHEPHSR
- a CDS encoding lyase family protein; this translates as MSYHEAISPLDDRYFEEAKEVSRYLSESALIRARVRVEIEYIKLLMSIGIAPKAKLPKFEISVEKVKEIEKKVRHDVKAVELYLREELLKAGVKRLMAFVHLGLTSEDVNSIAYGIMIKSFVDDILLPEYKKVDFALADLAYREAGSIMPARTHGKLAVPTTFGKEMSVFAMRIAERIGKLSKIRPLAKCSGAVGTYASFRLMKDADWMPLLRNFVRHFGLDFAPYTTQIAPYERLSDIMHYIININQVLISLTRDLWTYQMLGYVRIRSSPSEIGSSTMPQKENPADLENAEAQCEISTTMLSFLAYRLEVNRLQRDLSDSALRRTIGEAMAHSLIACKRIFSTLERVEVLRNRMKEEVEEHGELMAESVQVSLRLKGDEEGYEKVFHAFRIDDRKEIERLLKNHASRPEDYLGYSKELASGCRREVEKILKSKKGMNEKKAKKAMNGS
- a CDS encoding adenylosuccinate synthetase; translated protein: MSELNTSVIGLQWGDEGKGKIVDYLSADCSAVVRFNGGSNAGHTVVVDGKRYVFHMLPSGAASKKELILASGVAVDPSILGEEIRNLPHSVRVLVDLRCSLVTPMDREMDVLIEEKRGAAAIGTTKRGIGPSYAMRALRLQPRVCDVLSSDFDVHSLLGFYEMLGIKKNFEPWTEEARNVLKGIAGDSGEEVIALNERGERVLFEGSQGSLLDIIHGSYPHVTSSHTLSTYIPVSLGLGSDVAGRVVGVMKCYTTRVGAGAFPSEVHGQAAEAIRAEGKEYGATTGRPRRIGWLDFVSLKYAAKINGVDEIAITKLDVLAKFRQVKVCRRYVIDGREVSDFSEALPLLSHAVAISEEVESFHSYDFSAGVGGGVAKFVQLVEDELKVPVRLLSYGEERVKTIELS
- the guaB gene encoding IMP dehydrogenase, which translates into the protein MQVEKVRGRRLFRLGLTYDDVLLVPKYSDIMSRKEVDTSARLTRKISLSIPIISSNMDTVTESAMAIAMARLGGIGIIHRFLSIKDEVHEVEKVKRYEGFMIEEPITILPHATVGEAKSILSNYGIGGIIVVDDRYVVKGIVTRRDLEFEDDDTKRVNQVMTGIRKLITASPGVSLEEAKEILKKNKVEKLPLLDEKRRLKGLITAKDIMKMKMFPNATKDRKGRLRVGAAVGVKGDYIERARKLVEAACDVIVVDVAHGHSLQTIEAVKRIKRELASEDAEVVAGNVATAQGVVDLAKAGVDAVKVGVGPGSICTTRIVTGFGVPQLTAILECSRAAEEYDLPIIADGGIRFPGDITKAIAAGASTVMIGGLFAGTEESPGPTVLRNGIKYKLTRGMASLSAAIDRRMREDSNAAEQQKLIESIAEETVPEGVEGLIPYKGRVEEVVKHLVGGLRSGMSYCGAHNIKELRKKAEFVRMTSSGFRESLPHDVERVV